A window of Salvia splendens isolate huo1 chromosome 8, SspV2, whole genome shotgun sequence genomic DNA:
ATTAAATTCGAGAAGCTAAAGCCTAAAATATAAATGCACAATCCAAAACAATCCATACCTTGAACTCCAAATAAGAGCACCCAACGCTTCAAAAGTGGTAAATTTCAACCCGGATTGCTTGTACCACATCTCCTTGACCCGACCCAACCACTCCTCCTCCACATTCAAATACTCCTTCACGACCCGTTTACCCGAATTCGCATAAGGCGAAAAATCCCTATCCAAGCTCAAGAACTCTCGAATCGGGTACTCCACACGAGGCGGGCACCGGGGCCCGAGCAACACGGACCGATCCCAAACCGGATCTATCACCCCGACCCCACCCGCCCCGCGCGTGGCCTCCGCCACCGCGCTGAAAAACAGGGTGGCGCCGAACCCGTCGCAGATCGCGTGGTGAACACTCGCCCCGAGAACGAACCCGCCGCAGCTGAATTTGGTGATCTGAAGAACCATGGGCCGGATCGGGTCGGATCCCGGATCCGGGTCGGGCGTCAGCTGGTCCATGAAGGAGGGAtctccgtcgccgtcgccggtgGCCAAGATGCCGCCAGCGACGGCGAGGACCACCGGCAATCCGTCGCCGGCGCGGCAGTGGAGCTCGAAGCGGTGGTCGGaggggcggcggcggagggtgCCGGCGAGGGGGTAGTAGGGGAGGAGGGCAGCGGAGAGTGCGGCGGTGATGACGTGGAAGGGATCGGATTGGTTGTGACGGCTGTTGGGGTAAATGCGGAGGTAGCGGAGAGTGACGAGGAGGTTGCGGTCGGTGTCGAggtgggagagagagagggcgtGGTCGTGATCGAACGGCGGTTTGATGGGGCGGATCACGGCGGTTTCGTGGCGGAGGAGCTGCATTTTTGGTGGTtggtggtggcggcggaggtggtggcGGGAATTTATAGTTTGAGGAAGAGGGGAGAAGGTGACGTGGCGTGTTTTATCACCTCATTTTAAAGCACTAGTTTGGTGAGAAAAAAGTAATCCATATGctctttaaaataaaaaaatttaatcggAAAATCGTGTTAAAATAAGatttgaaaataatattaaaaattttgtttttttcgtGAATTAAtatttaggatttaaattattcaattttaattttttataatttaagttatgtaatttttgcattttttggatttaaattatataagttttaattttttaggaatttgtaATGTCATTTTCGGggtttttaatgaaattatattattaataaaatgtttgtattaattgtatttttaaattgatAAATATAATAGTGGAACTCATGAATAGTTATGGAATAAGTGAATTGTTAAGTGTTGTCCCTTAGTTGATGAATGGAATAAAATATGGATAAAAGTGGTGTGTGGCCGTAAATAGTTAAGAGATTGCTCTTTTTTATGggtaaatgaatataaatttaaatgtcACCCCACAAATGACTATAACCCGAGACCATTGGCCACGTGCATTAACTTCTCTACCGCTTGACAATCATATCCAGAATCTGACACATATCATTCATAAGTATTATTAACATCACAATCGATCCTAGGACGAACACCATGACGAAGATCATCGATCACACTCACGATTGTTTCTATCAAGCATTCTTTGACAACTTTCTTCTTGTTATGACTTACACAAAATGAGGATGGTAGATGGAGCCTCTTTCACTGCCAAATGATCCGGCGCTTCCAAAAATCCATCATATTCGAAAAGGGTGAGCATTGCATGATGTACACTTTGTTGGAGTCGAGAGTGGACAACGCTTTGAGTGTTGCAGCCGCTTTGGAAAGTATATCCACCATTTGTGCCACGACATCTTCAGCCACTTTCCCGGATTGAGGGTATATCCTCTGTCCATTCGCACAGAATTTTAACAAATGTCTTCTTTACTGTCAATGATGAATCGTGTGAGATCACATGCAACACATGTGGGAGATCTTCCTCTTCGGGAAAGGTTGTCGTCGTTGGGATTACCAGAGTGTTATCAGGTTGCGGACCGAGTGTTTTGGAATGAGAGGTGACCGCTCAACGTATTAGATCTTCCCAGATAGAATCTCATTTTTAATCATATGTCTACCAACATAACAACCAGTCAAATGTTAGTAgatgaaaatataatactagtatataaatcttttaattacaaaatataTTTAGAAAAGACAACACAATATTAGATAGAACgtgttgataaaaaataaatccaatcaAAAGGTTTCAAACTTAATAAAATAGAGGGAGAgaggtttttttttctttaaaaaggAGGATCGACGGTGGTTCCCCACctacccccgaagtgactcggacccccggcctaacggtcggaggtgaagcgtcttaccaagaCGCGCTTCGTTGTCAAGGTGGGACCCAATGGGTCCACCAGCCCCGCAGGAACGGGTCCAGGATTTTTCACCTCCCCCAGCTCCTGGGTCCAGGCACGGGTACATGCTTAATCACCTCCCGAAGCTCTGGAGTCAGGCCAGTGAATCCACTAGGCcccagggaaattaatccccaagatggGCCTCTCAGGGGTCGAACATGCGATCTCTAGGATGAGGtggtatccttgcctcccttctcaaccagttgagctagtTTGAGTTCCCAAAATTTCACCAATTATAAAAATCTGGAGTATATAAACCTCTAGTTCACGGGTTGTCAAACATGTGGCGAACAGTGTCCACCCAATTAAGAATACGTCTAATGTTTACCCTCACCGTATCAGAGTTAGTCAACATGTAATACTTATTATCTATCACCCAACACGTAAATTAATTCTAtgaatataaatagaaaaaaaaatgcaaacttGGTCTATCACTAAATTTCAATTTGTtccataaaaaaaatcgaaacagTATCCTCTTTCGAAAATCAGAGCGAGAGAATGGTGGAGGTGGATGTGGCGGTGAATGTGATGGAGCTGCGGAAAAGGGTGGAGGAACTGTTGGCAGACATTGAGGAAGATGGCCTCCATCTTAGAAGGGTTCAGAAACTTCTGTTTGTTCTAAAAGAGTTGAAAATAGCTGATTTGGAAGTTACGTTGTCGGATGTTATGGTCTCCGTGCCGAAGCTGTTTGTTTGCCCACTATCTAAGAAGCTTATGACTGATCCCGTGCTTATTTCCACTGGAATGGTTTGTTCTTCTACACCTCTCtcataaattattgaaattatttgtaattttggTTGGTTGGAATCATGGGTATGCCAATGTATGTTTAAATACTTTGTTTGTGTGATTTTAGTTGGAATCATGGGTATGCCAATGTATTTTTAAATACTCTGTTTGTGTGATTTTGGTTGGAATCCTGGTCTGCCAATTATTGTTTAAATACTTTGTGTGATTTTGGTTGGAATAATTTGGAGATTCCAATAAATCCATCATATTCAAAATGGGCCCACATTGCCAGATGTACACTTTGTTGGAGTCGAGAGTGGACAATTCTCCAAGTGTTGCAGCCACTTTGGTCCTAAGTTGCACACTTCCGGCCTCATGCCTTGTAGCATCGATGAGAATCTCGATTGCATCGTGCGTTTCTTGACACTATCATTGTCAATGGATATATTTGTGATGATGTCCAAAATATTCCCCCGCACATCTTCATCTACGATCTCCACTTCGGAAAGTATATCCACCAATTGTGCCACGACGTCTTCGGATTCAGTCACTTTTCCCGGATTGGGTATATCCTCTGTCCATTCGCACATAATTTTAACAAATATCTTCTTTACTGTCAATGACGAAGCGTGTGATTACACATGCAACACATATGGGAGATCTTCCTCTTCGAGAAAGGCCTTCCTGTCATCGTTGCGGACTGAGTGGTTTGGAATTAGAGGTGACGGTTCAACATAAAAGCTCTTTTTCAATCATATGTCTACCAACATAACAACCACTCAAATGTCAGTAGATGAAAATAAATACTATCCGTCCCTCACTAAGTAAGACATTTTTTTTGGCACAAGATTGAAGAAAGTGAGATTTTATTAGTTAAGtgggaagaataaagtaagaaagagaaaaataaggGAGAGAATACCAAAAAAGAAATGAGTTATTTATCTTAGGATGTCTCAAAAAGGTACCTGAGTCGCTTAGTAAGGGACATAGGGAGAGAGAGGGTTTTCAAGTAGAGGACAAGTAGTATACTTATATTAGAAAAGGAAGACAAAGGTTTTGCATTTTTCGGAAGTTTGATATTTTTGTTCTCAatgattttacatttttttgaaatttaatatttttgttctTAATTGGCTGATTATCTTTAGCTAATGCCGTAAACTCGGGTAAGAGCTGAAGATTCACGGTTCCGCTATCTAACTATTGCCTCCATCCCAATTAAGTTAAGTCAAAATTTTTGGGTACAGATATTAAgatattgtgttgaaaagtagaaaaaaaaggataatgtaggaaagataaagagatagtaaagtagATGATGTAATAAAGTAAGTAattggatgttttattttttttatcaaaaaaaaaggaaattattgaatttaattagaaCATCACATAAAGGAATATActactcaacttagttggaattGAGGGAGTATGCAAGTCCAGTTATTTTCAATACAAAAGAATCATAACTTTCTCTTTAACAAAAACCTCATATTAAGATGtcttttattcaatatcttgTCTCTAATGTGCACTTCAAGATTTAATTCCTATGCAATACACAAAATGTCCGAATGTTGGTTGATTGGAAATTTGGAATCAAATCATCTGACCAatggatttttgaatttttgaaggATTAATGGCAAGCACGCTACTttgctaattaaattaaatactccaCTTTATAGTAATGGTTTAATTATTAAATCAAAATGGTGTTTCAAAACATGTTTAACGTTTTTAAAGATATGTAGCCATTCAAATTGGACCTTTTTTTCTTGAAAACTTTACGAGTAATTCAAAAATTCATGTTGACTAGATCATGCCAAATTGCCAACCCCCCAATTTAATAACTGGATTGAGAGTGTAGTATCAATCGAGTTTCATTAAATTGATTGTCAAGACAAGACCAGATTATGTGAGAtgattaaatcaaataaaggaCATTCTGGTATACCAGCGTACTAAAACGTAAAAACTATTTGTATGATGAATGAATCGAACTCGTTTTAATTAAAAGTGATTATTACAAAACTAATTattgtttttaataaaaaaaattattgtttaatttataaaagaaattcatcggtcccacaataggagtcacatttgatgcgagcacggattttaagaaatgtaaataatattGAGTTAGtaaaattagtggaatacgagatccacttttttatatatgtttataatagaatgtgagtaaagtgggttagtggaacgtgagatCTCCTTATCAtgtttatgataaaagtgaaatatgactagTTTTGTGGGGACAGAAGGAgtaatttttctaaaaaaaataaaacaattcaaTAGTGATCGATGTGCACGGTGCACGAGCCCGCACACAAGTGCAGCTCAAGTATTTATACAATACTGGAGTATATAAATCAAGTAAAGGGACTTCTTGTAGCTTATCTACCAGCATAGTTAAAAAATCTAAGCATCGTCGTCAACAATGGAAGAAAATTAAAGTGTCGTATAATTCATAAGATAAATACAACATAATACCAAATACATCGTCGTATTCTTGTAAAAATCaactaataattttaattaaattaacattTTCCATTTGTACGAATTGTTGTTGCTTCGTTTGAGTTCCACGTGGCATGCTAGCTCCTCGATCACGAACACAATAAAATATCAATGTAAtactatttataaattaatagaaGGTATCGAAGTCGGCCAAGATACCTTCATTCATCCCACAAGAAGACAatatccaaaaaaataatttgtttagaCCCATTGTGACTTTTATGTCTCCGACAAATTAGCATCTTTGTGGCAATGAACTAAGAATCATCTACTACTATGCTAAATTAATTTGAACTTTtctataacattaaaaaaatgtcaaatgaTCTTGTTAAAATGGTAGATTGCACTTAATCTAACACACTAAACATATAAAGTATTTGCATAATTAAGATTTATGGGAATGAGCGGATTTATTATGTAAAAATGATTTACGCCTGAAGTGAAAGAACGAAGGAGAAGGTCTTTTTGTGATAAAATCTTAATTTCATTATGcacattttttcaaaaatttcaaaacgACATCATTTtatacattttaaaaaataaattatgcaGATCCTTAGTGGGTGAAGAGGCTTAAGCCCCTACCAcactatttctttttcttatttgcAAATGTTAATATTAGCGAAATTGTTCGAAATCATTTTCAACCCTTAATAAGTTGACGCAAATGAAGATCAATTATTAGATATAAGAGGATTAGGAGAGACTGAAATTAGAgacaaaaatgaagaaaaatggtCGCAAAAAATTGTTGGTTTgggaaaggaagaaaaaaatgttaatgagaaaaataaaataaaagaaaaatggtaaaatgtttTTAGGGCTaaaatataatagtattaaatatattattgatatttattAATGTTATTATAATGCAATTAGTTTATATACGTCCATAACAATATCTCATAACCAATCTCTCATACTAATTTATTATGATTAAATAAGCATATAAGTTAAAATATAACATCACAACTAGTAGGGTGTCCATGGGGGCATTACAATATGGAAAATGTGACctatatactcccttcatccctcTGCAGTAGAGACGTTTCATTTTGaacactcattttgaaaaaattataataaatagttaaagtgtagagaaagtaaagtaaaaaagagaataatatagttaagagtcttctctatactaatctttctctaattttacattttctctattttaattatttattatcatttttccaaaacgggggctgaaaatgaaacgcctctactacatagggacggagggagtatataatatatgtTGATCTCATCCAGCCTGCATAGATAGAGAGGCAAAATTCTCTGAGATTTAGGCAAAAATGAATGCAGCATTTTCTTACCAAACAATACTCCCTTCCATCAAAAAATGCAACTGCATATCTATTTCAAGAAACAACACAAAAAACAGTAGTGCAAGAGCAGCCATAGCTATTcccaaaacaagaaaaaaacatAGTATTTCTCAGACAGAACTGATATCAGTTCATGGAACTGCTTCCACCGATCTTTTCGTGCATGATTGTCGAGAGGCAGACGAGGAAGGCTGAGGCGACGGCGTTCGATCTCTGTCAAAACCCTAGTTTTCACCCGGTGTTCCTTGAAGAAGCCTATGAGAGATGTAGAGATTTGTGTGCCGAATATGCAAAGACATTTTATCTAGGTTCAATCTCTTTCTcgttatctttttttatttaatttgtagaGGAGTTATGTGTTAATTTGTGGAGATTAAATGAAATATGGGATGATGCAGGAACACAGTTGATGACTGAGGAAAGACAGAAGGCAATATGGGCTATTTATGGTTAGTAAAGTATATTTTTACCTTCTTAATGCAAGAATATGTTGATATCTTTGTGAGGGTAGTAATGCTGTTTGAGAATATGATTGCTAAGAATATGGTTTTTGGTAAACTAGTTAATCATGTATTTTGAAATATCAAGGAAAACTATTAGGTTttagaatttatatttattagttaaattCAGTTAATTATCTAACATAGTTACTAAAGTAAAACTTTcttaactaaataataaatttagaaaaaaaataataatcatattaaTAATAAGGTACTAATAAATGTGTAAGAAAAAGAATATTTAAAAAACCTAGAAACAAAGAATTCTAGAAACTTGCACAAGTTTTCAAGATTCGTATAAACAAACCGAGTCATGGTGTCAGCTTGTATTTCATGGTGgtttcattttatgatgcatGCAGTGTGGTGTAGGAGGACTGATGAACTGGTTGATGGGCCAAACTCTGCACATCTTAGCTCAACACTTGATAGATGGGAAGAGAGATTAGACGACATCTTCAACGGCCGTCCCTACGACATGCTTGATGCTGCCCTAACCGATACTCTCTACAAATTCCCATTAGTCATTAAGGTACTTCTATTTTAATGGGACTGTGTCATTTTGTATGAGACAATTGAGAAAATTTGAGATTTCGTGTTATGATATTATGAGATTGACCTGATCTTGAAAAGAAATTCATGACTCATATGGAGTTTATTCATGATCTGCAGCCTTTTAAGGACATGATAGAAGGGATGAGAATGGATACGAGGAAAGACCGGTATGCAAACTTCGAAGAGCTTTACATGTATTGCTACTGAGTGGCCGGGACTGTTGGTTTAATGAGTGTTCCAGTCATGGGAATTGCACCCGAGTCTTTGCTGTCGGATCATAGGATTTATAATGCAGCTTTGTGTTTAGGAAT
This region includes:
- the LOC121742992 gene encoding spermidine sinapoyl-CoA acyltransferase-like is translated as MQLLRHETAVIRPIKPPFDHDHALSLSHLDTDRNLLVTLRYLRIYPNSRHNQSDPFHVITAALSAALLPYYPLAGTLRRRPSDHRFELHCRAGDGLPVVLAVAGGILATGDGDGDPSFMDQLTPDPDPGSDPIRPMVLQITKFSCGGFVLGASVHHAICDGFGATLFFSAVAEATRGAGGVGVIDPVWDRSVLLGPRCPPRVEYPIREFLSLDRDFSPYANSGKRVVKEYLNVEEEWLGRVKEMWYKQSGLKFTTFEALGALIWSSRIKVEKLPQNENVTFAYSISIRNIVNPPLPASYWGNSCVPMFVHLTAGEVAGQPVWKTAAAIKGSKQHATAEYVASYLDFQELHYGEGINSGRRVSGFTDWRHLGHSAVDFGWGGPTAVVPLSARLLGSVEPCFFLPGKEGVVKVLVHLEEGLVLGFRGEMDKLRNMENGLLSPI